In Drosophila nasuta strain 15112-1781.00 chromosome 2R, ASM2355853v1, whole genome shotgun sequence, a single genomic region encodes these proteins:
- the LOC132785447 gene encoding LOW QUALITY PROTEIN: protein distal antenna (The sequence of the model RefSeq protein was modified relative to this genomic sequence to represent the inferred CDS: substituted 1 base at 1 genomic stop codon), giving the protein MNIRMGTKGKRPLRSLTPRDKIHAIQRIHDGESKASVARDIGVPESTLRGWCKNEDKLRFMSRQSAADKMCADALADKLDGAAGHLLGPPEKRQRLDNTSLPLNFSNKMNFDELAFKRSPLNGIDYSTNKSLADMNYNGLPVDYVGFNGAAVKNKVFGADISRPGQTDPSLNAISPLSSLTHLSGLTGISQSPLAISFNELTSNLNLLAQLNPGLAAMSGLNSFAATANTLRQPKPPAQANLAQMQSPRSDNGERERERTPALSVKNWAKQKTPGDCDPKSGSSIKSPSPSLAPSLVGCVAPLSGLPDDPLLYWLKSQQAMLGLNSLYPPPPPVTLGVTSPPIRSSTPQQQLNQFGNTPPIPSAPLTPSSTPSGSLDDKNTAWYNWCKAFGASLHSLNPNLAALQANSLQHQAAASGGDATQLGDIAKPPFENILYSQLTKETVGTPSVRSLSSNEQQHTDPENDADADGEMEAEPETENELEAEAEGEAASKPEDLSAKSVKTASSATPSPTLISPSASRDQSPEPRAASNPHPQANIGDANSVGEDCKSVLNNIIYKIGGNAATSTPHNTELDSEMSFNSDSHHHNNNDVSESNNNTHNNNNNNSNKTDEEERAKFMEMDSEDIEEVVAIKHGEKFLQWLENCSNPRVTAVQLMQLRFLIAAIKSSSSEATTTTTTTPGELLLGESEDNDDAASRNKSRRRKXDKPKLALAEPATDTSTLNSVGMLEQQQKVIEQFSPAVYQSSATLLSSLIFPPYEFVHCDLDDDPDDCQITGEYQQQSDDDSSSDSDNDNDNDNDGDDNVQHDFE; this is encoded by the coding sequence ATGAACATACGCATGGGCACTAAGGGCAAGCGACCTTTGCGTAGCTTGACCCCCCGCGACAAGATCCATGCCATACAGCGCATCCACGATGGCGAATCCAAAGCGTCGGTGGCTCGCGACATTGGAGTGCCGGAGTCTACGCTGCGTGGCTGGTGTAAGAACGAGGACAAGCTGCGCTTCATGTCCCGCCAATCGGCAGCGGACAAAATGTGCGCCGATGCGCTGGCAGATAAGCTGGATGGGGCAGCTGGACATCTACTGGGGCCACCAGAGAAGCGTCAGCGGCTGGACAACACTTCTCTGCCACTCAACTTCTCCAACAAGATGAACTTTGATGAGTTGGCGTTCAAGCGATCGCCGCTCAACGGTATCGACTACAGCACCAACAAAAGTTTGGCGGACATGAACTACAACGGGTTGCCCGTGGACTATGTGGGCTTCAATGGGGCGGCAGTGAAGAACAAAGTGTTTGGCGCGGACATCTCGCGACCTGGTCAAACAGATCCCTCCCTGAATGCGATCAGTCCGCTGTCGAGTCTGACACATCTGTCAGGTCTAACGGGCATCTCGCAATCCCCGCTTGCGATCAGCTTCAATGAGCTGACCTCCAATCTTAATCTGCTCGCCCAGCTCAATCCCGGGTTGGCGGCCATGTCGGGTCTGAACAGTTTTGCAGCCACTGCCAACACATTGCGCCAACCCAAGCCACCGGCGCAAGCTAATCTCGCCCAGATGCAGAGTCCACGCAGTGATAATGGGGAGAGGGAGCGAGAGCGAACTCCTGCTTTGTCGGTGAAGAACTGGGCTAAGCAAAAGACACCCGGCGACTGCGATCCCAAgagtggcagcagcatcaagAGTCCCAGTCCATCTTTGGCGCCCTCGCTCGTGGGTTGCGTGGCCCCATTGTCCGGGTTGCCCGATGATCCGCTGCTTTACTGGCTTAAGTCGCAGCAGGCGATGCTGGGGTTGAACAGCTTGTATCCGCCACCACCGCCAGTGACTTTGGGTGTCACCAGTCCGCCCATTCGCTCATCCacgccacagcagcaactcaaTCAGTTTGGCAACACGCCGCCCATCCCTTCGGCGCCGCTGACGCCATCGTCGACGCCCTCGGGCAGCTTGGATGACAAAAACACCGCCTGGTACAATTGGTGCAAAGCCTTTGGCGCCAGTTTGCACTCACTCAACCCGAACTTGGCTGCTCTTCAGGCGAATTCCCTGCAACATCAGGCGGCAGCTAGCGGAGGAGATGCCACGCAGCTGGGGGACATTGCCAAGCCGCCATTTGAGAACATTCTGTACTCACAGCTGACCAAGGAGACCGTGGGTACGCCCTCCGTGCGCAGTTTGTCCTCCAATGAGCAACAGCACACCGATCCCGAGAATGATGCGGATGCTGATGGCGAAATGGAAGCTGAGCCGGAGACGGAAAACGAACTGGAGGCGGAAGCAGAAGGTGAAGCGGCCAGCAAGCCTGAAGATCTCTCAGCCAAGTCCGTGAAGACAGCCAGCTCTGCCACGCCCAGTCCCACACTAATCTCCCCCTCAGCGAGTCGCGATCAGAGTCCCGAGCCAAGGGCAGCGTCGAATCCACATCCTCAGGCCAACATAGGGGATGCAAACAGCGTGGGTGAGGATTGTAAGAGTGTACTGAACAACATCATATACAAGATAGGCGGCAATGCAGCCACATCCACGCCCCACAACACTGAGCTCGATTCCGAGATGAGTTTCAACAGCGATTCGCAtcatcacaacaacaacgatgtcagcgagagcaacaacaacacacacaacaacaacaacaataactcgAATAAAACCGATGAGGAGGAGCGAGCCAAGTTCATGGAGATGGACAGCGAGGACATCGAAGAAGTGGTGGCCATCAAGCATGGCGAGAAGTTTCTGCAGTGGCTGGAAAACTGCAGCAATCCTCGCGTGACTGCTGTGCAGTTAATGCAGCTGAGATTCCTCATCGCTGCCATCAAATCCTCGAGCAGCgaggcgacaacaacaacaacaacaactccagGTGAGCTCCTCTTGGGTGAGAGCGAGGACAACGACGATGCGGCAAGCAGAAACAAGTCGCGTCGTCGCAAATAGGACAAACCGAAGTTGGCGCTTGCGGAGCCAGCCACGGATACCTCGACCCTCAACTCAGTTGGAATGttggagcagcaacaaaaggtTATAGAACAGTTCTCGCCAGCTGTTTATCAATCGTCGGCCACGCTGCTGAGCTCCCTGATCTTTCCTCCCTACGAATTTGTACACTGTGACCTCGATGATGATCCCGACGACTGCCAGATCACGGGCGAGTATCAACAGCAGTCCGACGATGACAGTTCCAGCGAtagcgataacgataacgataatgATAACGATGGCGATGATAATGTACAGCATGACTTTGAGTAA
- the LOC132785907 gene encoding uncharacterized protein LOC132785907, with the protein MVANIKVFVFLMLTAHQSCFGYYIRKTEESSPTKQQTASAIKSQRNDEWGAIQNTLGLSQEKVELLKSQKDQQGTKELLNRFIKENPKYLTATKNKHTKTNANANAIKPPSYQFKRLLRALAQNLKSSNRMLKTSFNFELADRPLKSLKRPRRKIAVKMVSDMSSEHVDNLIKMFYEKHNIQPEPDYYNDRIVQDNEDEGDYSEQDIPRQSSSDVDPDSDYEYDNLYDDERDVGLTAKMNRNLEYGSFQDLILQANRNEWEREHEETKLHNTSNDHFI; encoded by the exons ATGGTTGCAAACATTAAAGTTTTCGTCTTTCTGATGCTGACAGCACATCAGAGTTGCTTTGGATATTACATCAGGAAGACGGAAGAATCGTCAccgacaaaacaacaaactgcaTCTGCCATCAAAAGTCAACGCAACGATGAATGGGGCGCAATCCAGAATACCCTCGGACTCTCCCAAGAAAAAG TGGAATTGCTCAAGTCACAAAAAGATCAACAGGGCACAAAGGAGCTGTTGAACCGTTTCATCAAGGAGAATCCCAAGTACCTAACAGCgaccaaaaataaacatacaaagacaaatgctaatgctaatgcaaTCAAGCCACCAAGTTATCAATTCAAACGACTTCTACGAGCCTTGGCCCAGAACCTGAAGAGCTCGAACCGCATGCTGAAAACGTCCTTTAACTTCGAACTGGCCGACAGGCCGCTGAAGTCCCTAAAGCGACCCCGACGCAAGATTGCCGTCAAGATGGTGTCGGACATGTCCTCGGAACACGTAGACAATCTGATCAAAATGTTCTACGAGAAGCATAACATTCAACCCGAACCCGACTACTATAACGACCGAATTGTCCAGGACAACGAAGACGAGGGCGATTACAGCGAACAGGACATTCCACGACAATCATCATCCGATGTCGATCCCGACTCCGATTACGAATATGATAATCTGTACGACGATGAACGAGATGTTGGTCTCACGGCCAAGATGAACCGCAACCTGGAATACGGTTCGTTCCAGGACCTAATTCTGCAGGCGAATCGTAATGAATGGGAACGTGAGCATGAGGAGACTAAGTTGCATAATACCAGCAATGATCACTTCATTTAG
- the LOC132784292 gene encoding tyrosine kinase receptor Cad96Ca — MLAALAVDYTMDHPHGRHFTCKRRDPRPPTSRSILFTFVVVTATIDLLFAHQVAAQEQNGPPILYVRERNWRISEEEQVDQVIERVRAEDADGDDLVFGIEPRFLNPTGSNQQNPKIPFRIDPDTGVVYLNESLKGRAGENFLIYVTVSDGRYTAKNEVFINILGRRESTGYQGFGSRPPPSISKVVQNISQFLPAFDQLPGVQSIRNGLPHRRPSLNLPPGFPSNNAGNFGLPSYANHYPAPPPPLPPSSSTPDEEEEEPQQQRQPEAIENGGETSTTPRSRTKLTPVANHTSGNPVAPSPTTETTTTTQEEKSNVGNITLFTIKSSSIPIIIGVCSLLAVVVIIFGYLFRRRLCAISKTLKQSKEKEELAKKSNPSQLSSTLTDESRNSMVMQQWNGPVAFANRYVPWEREQQLAMTSTLQLSTSAANGGDTAMAASAVGGSNPSAPLPGGRAAAALEGIGADSNSDQWEFPRHRLKFFNILGEGAFGQVWRCEATDLDGSGDVATVAVKTLKESAAEIEKKDLLSELEVMKTLEAHVNVVRLLGCCTDKDPTFVILEFVNRGKLQTYLRNSRAERHYGNTHGKSNILTSADLTSFMYQVAKGMDYLTSRGIIHRDLAARNILITDDHVCKVADFGFARDIITSKIYERKSEGKLPIRWMATESLYDNIFSVKSDIWSFGILMWEIVTLGSTPYPGISAADVMRKVRDGYRLEKPEHCRRELYNIMYYCWSHDVNERPTFAEIIKMLDKLLHTEMDYIELERFPDHNYYNIVNLSGEKL; from the exons GCTTGCCGCTTTGGCGGTTGATTACACAATGGATCATCCCCATGGGCGGCATTTCACCTGTAAGCGCAGAGACCCGAGGCCTCCGACATCGAGGAGTATACTTTTCACCTTCGTGGttgtaacagcaacaatcgaCTTGCTTTTCGCACATCAAG TCGCTGCACAGGAACAAAATGGACCTCCGATTCTGTATGTGCGTGAACGCAATTGGCGGATCTCCGAGGAGGAGCAGGTGGATCAGGTCATTGAACGTGTGCGTGCCGAAGATGCCGATGGCGATGATCTGGTGTTTGGCATAGAGCCGCGCTTTCTCAATCCAACTGGCTCTAATCAACAGAATCCCAAGATACCCTTTCGCATCGATCCGGACACAGGTGTCGTTTACCTCAACGAGAGTCTGAAGGGGCGA GCCGGTGAGAATTTTCTGATTTACGTAACTGTCTCGGACGGACGCTACACGGCAAAGAATGAGGTTTTCATCAATATTTTGGGACGACGGGAGAGCACTGGTTACCAAGGCTTCGGATCCCGGCCGCCACCCTCCATCTCGAAGGTCGTACAGAACATTTCACAGTTCCTGCCCGCATTTGATCAACTGCCTGGCGTGCAGTCCATTAGGAACGGTCTGCCCCATAGGAGACCCAGCCTCAATTTGCCGCCCGGGTTTCCATCGAATAATGCTGGCAATTTTGGGCTGCCTTCTTATGCTAATCATTACCCAGCACCTCCGCCTCCTCTGCCACCATCATCTTCCACACctgatgaggaggaggaggagccgCAACAGCAGAGACAGCCCGAGGCAATTGAGAACGGCGGTGAAACATCGACAACGCCTCGAAGTCGCACCAAACTGACACCCGTAGCTAATCACACCTCCGGCAACCCGGTGGCACCTTCGCCTACGActgagacaacaacaacgactcaAGAGGAAAAGAGCAACGTGGGCAACATCACGCTGTTCACCATCAAATCCTCCTCCATTCCCATTATCATTGGAGTTTGCAGCCTgctggctgttgttgtcattattTTCGGCTATCTATTTCGACGTCGCTTGTGCGCCATCAGTAAAACGCTGAAGCAGTCCAAGGAAAAGGAGGAATTGGCCAAGAAGTCCAATCCCAGCCAACTGAGCAGCACACTCACCGACGAGAGTCGCAACTCAATGGTGATGCAGCAATGGAATGGACCCGTCGCCTTTGCCAATCGTTATGTGCCCTGGGAACGTGAACAGCAGCTCGCAATGACG TCGACTTTGCAACTATCAACAAGTGCCGCAAATGGCGGCGACACAGCAATGGCCGCATCCGCCGTGGGAGGTTCGAATCCGAGTGCTCCACTACCTGGCGgtagagctgctgctgcattggaAGGCATTGGTGCAGACTCTAACTCGGATCAATGGGAATTCCCAAGACATCGATTGAAGTTTTTCAACATATTGGGCGAAGGCGCCTTTGGGCAAGTTTGGCGTTGCGAAGCTACCGACTTGGATG GTTCGGGCGATGTCGCCACAGTTGCTGTGAAAACGCTCAAGGAGAGCGCagctgaaattgaaaagaaagaTTTACTTTCCGAATTGGAG GTGATGAAGACTTTGGAGGCTCATGTCAATGTGGTTCGTCTACTCGGTTGCTGTACGGACAAGGATCCGACTTTTGTTATCCTTGAATTTGTGAATCGGGGCAAGCTGCAAACGTATTTGCGAAACTCCAGAGCCGAGAG ACATTATGGAAATACACACGGAAAGTCAAACATTCTCACATCGGCAGATTTGACATCATTCATGTATCAAGTTGCCAAAGGAATGGATTATCTCACTTCACGTGGC ATAATTCATCGCGATCTTGCGGCACGTAATATTTTAATCACTGATGATCACGTATGCAAAGTCGCTGACTTTGGATTTGCCAGAGATATCATCACTTCAAAAATCTATGAGCGGAAAAGCGAGGGGAAATTGCCAATAAG ATGGATGGCAACCGAGTCACTGTATGACAACATATTCTCCGTTAAATCGGATATCTGGAGCTTTGGCATACTAATGTGGGAAATCGTGACCTTAGGCTCAACGCCGTATCCAGGCATCTCCGCCGCCGATGTAATGCGCAAG GTGAGAGACGGGTATCGCCTGGAGAAGCCCGAGCATTGTCGAAGGGAGCTGTACAATATAATGTACTACTGCTGGTCGCACGATGTTAATGAGCGACCCACATTCGccgaaataattaaaatgctcGACAAATTGCTGCACACCGAAATGGACTATATCGAATTGGAGCGTTTCCCTGACCACAACTACTACAACATTGTCAATCTCAGTGGAGAGAAATTGTAA